A stretch of Nitrospirota bacterium DNA encodes these proteins:
- a CDS encoding Mu-like prophage major head subunit gpT family protein, whose protein sequence is MIVNQQAILAIYKSFNTIFNEALESTKTYRERVAMEVPSTGASVDYKWLGVFPMLREWIGDRQVKNLTAFEYNIKNKDFEGTIEVDRNDIEDDQIGVYRPIIQGLAANAKLHPDYLIFQLLKAGISQLCYDGQYFFDTDHPVAGASVSNYGGGAGTLWFLLDTSKPIKPLVVQSRRPPAFISKDQLTDYIGIWISEDIVAG, encoded by the coding sequence ATGATAGTAAATCAACAGGCCATATTGGCCATATATAAAAGCTTTAACACGATCTTTAATGAAGCTCTGGAGAGTACGAAGACATATCGGGAACGGGTTGCGATGGAGGTACCCAGTACAGGCGCCAGCGTGGATTATAAGTGGCTTGGGGTATTTCCTATGCTTCGCGAATGGATCGGTGATCGGCAGGTAAAAAACCTCACGGCATTTGAGTACAATATCAAGAATAAGGATTTTGAAGGGACTATCGAGGTGGATCGAAATGACATTGAGGATGACCAGATTGGTGTCTATCGTCCTATCATCCAGGGACTGGCAGCAAACGCAAAGCTTCATCCCGACTACCTTATATTCCAGCTATTAAAGGCTGGCATCTCCCAGCTTTGCTATGACGGGCAGTATTTCTTTGATACGGATCACCCTGTAGCAGGTGCATCCGTCAGTAATTATGGCGGTGGCGCAGGGACTCTATGGTTCTTACTGGATACCAGCAAGCCTATTAAGCCGCTGGTCGTCCAGAGCAGGAGGCCTCCTGCATTTATTTCAAAGGACCAGCTGACGGATTACATAGGAATTTGGATTTCTGAGGATATAGTAGCTGGATAA